AATATCATGACAAGCTAGCTGAGCAAAATAAATTGTTTGTGCGTGAGCGTTTGAATCTATTATTTGATGATGGAGTCTATGAGGAAGATGGTAAATTTGCCAACTTCCAGGCTGGCGACCTTCCTGCAGATGGAGTCGTAACAGCGGTCGGCAAAATCGGCGGGCAAACAGTCTGTGTGATGGCGAACGATTCAACAATAAAAGCGGGTTCCTGGGGCGCAAGGACTGTTGAGAAAATCATCCGAATCCAGGAAACAGCTGAAAAACTGAAGGTGCCTTTATTGTATCTGGTCGATTCAGCCGGTGCCCGGATCACGGATCAACTCGACATGTTCCCGAACAGGCGTGGAGCGGGAAAGATTTTTTATAATCAGGTGAAATTGTCCGGAGTGATACCGCAAATCTGCCTTCTATTCGGGCCATCAGCAGCAGGGGGAGCTTATATTCCTGCTTTCTGCGATATCGTGATCATGGTGGATCAAAATGCATCCATGTACCTCGGATCTCCAAGAATGGCAGAAAAGGTCATTGGTGAGAAGGTAACTCTTGAGGAAATGGGTGGAGCCCGCATGCATTGCTCTGTAAGCGGTGTAGGCGATATGCTCGTATACAGTGAGGAAGAGGCTATTGAATCAGCGAAGCGCTATTTAAGCTACTTCCCTGCAAATTTCAAGTCAAAAACAGAATTGGTTGATGGAGTTGCTCCTAAGGCAGGAAGATCGCTTGAAGAAATTGTTCCAGTGAACCAAAACGCGCCATTCGATATGTACGAAGGAATCGATGCGCTGATCGATGAAGGCAGTTTCTTTGAAATCAAAAAGCTATTTGCACCGGAAATCATTA
This portion of the Mesobacillus sp. S13 genome encodes:
- a CDS encoding acyl-CoA carboxylase subunit beta → MTTAKTLTDSLQEKVKQIEAGGQQKYHDKLAEQNKLFVRERLNLLFDDGVYEEDGKFANFQAGDLPADGVVTAVGKIGGQTVCVMANDSTIKAGSWGARTVEKIIRIQETAEKLKVPLLYLVDSAGARITDQLDMFPNRRGAGKIFYNQVKLSGVIPQICLLFGPSAAGGAYIPAFCDIVIMVDQNASMYLGSPRMAEKVIGEKVTLEEMGGARMHCSVSGVGDMLVYSEEEAIESAKRYLSYFPANFKSKTELVDGVAPKAGRSLEEIVPVNQNAPFDMYEGIDALIDEGSFFEIKKLFAPEIITGLARIDGRAVGIIANQPKVKGGVLFVDSADKAAKFITLCDAFHIPLLFLADVPGFMIGTKVERAGIIRHGAKLIAAMSSATVPKISVIVRKAYGAGLYAMAGPAFEPDCCIALPTAQIAVMGPEAAVNAVYSNKINQIEDPKEKIAFVQEKHQEYKESIDIYKLASELIVDDIVAANDLRNALIDRFKLYETKELEFSVRKHPVYPV